A single genomic interval of Acidobacteriota bacterium harbors:
- the acs gene encoding acetate--CoA ligase, which produces MADEKNPQASTGNTIEALYLEDRKFAPPAEFRKNAVLSDEGIYDRAARDPEAFWAEQAERVHWFKKWDKVREWNAPWVKWFLGGKTNVAYNCLDRHLSTDRRNKAALIWEGEPGDERVLTYNDLHREVSKFSNVLKSLGVRKGDRVAIYMPMIPELAIAMLACTRIGAPHTIVFGGFSPESLRDRINDAQANVVITSDGGWRRGTILPLKKNVDEAIAECPSIKACVVVERIGAAANITMNEGRDHWWHELMKTASQVCPAEEMDAEDPLYILYTSGTTAKPKGILHTTGGYLVGVTSTFQWVFDYRDNDIFFCTADIGWVTGHSYIVYGPLSNGATSLMYEGSPDWPNKDRFWAIIEKYRVNIFYTAPTAIRSFMGWGLEYPRKHDLTSLRLIGSVGEPINPEAWMWYHEHIGGGRCPVIDTWWQTETGSILISPLPGITTTKPGSATRPLPGIEADIFDENGNSVPLGGGGYLVLKAPWPSIARTIYGDADRYAKTYFSRYSPDIYFTGDGAKRDKDGYYWLMGRVDDVMNVSGHRISTTEVESALVNHPSVAEAAVVGKAHSIKGQAVVAFVTLKSDGANMEPAEKVAELKQHVAHKIGALARPEEIYLTAELPKTRSGKIMRRLLRDIAEGRAMGDTTTLADPGVVARLRDKYEAAEQ; this is translated from the coding sequence ATGGCCGACGAGAAGAATCCGCAAGCAAGCACTGGTAACACCATCGAGGCGCTCTATCTGGAAGACCGCAAGTTCGCGCCGCCCGCCGAGTTCCGCAAGAACGCCGTGCTCTCTGACGAAGGCATCTATGACCGTGCCGCGCGCGATCCCGAGGCCTTCTGGGCCGAGCAGGCTGAGCGCGTCCACTGGTTCAAGAAGTGGGATAAAGTCCGCGAGTGGAATGCCCCGTGGGTGAAGTGGTTCCTCGGCGGCAAGACCAATGTCGCCTACAACTGCCTTGACCGGCACCTCTCGACCGACCGGCGCAACAAGGCCGCGCTCATCTGGGAGGGCGAGCCGGGCGATGAGCGCGTGCTCACCTACAACGATCTGCATCGCGAGGTCTCAAAGTTCTCAAACGTCCTGAAGTCGCTCGGCGTGCGCAAGGGCGACCGCGTGGCCATTTACATGCCGATGATTCCTGAGCTGGCCATCGCCATGCTGGCCTGCACGCGCATCGGCGCGCCGCACACCATCGTCTTCGGCGGCTTCTCGCCGGAGTCACTTCGCGACCGCATCAACGACGCGCAGGCCAACGTGGTCATCACCTCGGACGGCGGCTGGCGGCGCGGCACGATCCTGCCGCTCAAGAAAAATGTTGATGAGGCCATCGCCGAATGCCCGTCGATAAAGGCTTGCGTGGTGGTCGAGCGCATCGGCGCGGCCGCCAACATTACCATGAATGAAGGCCGCGACCACTGGTGGCACGAGTTGATGAAGACCGCGTCGCAAGTCTGTCCCGCCGAGGAGATGGACGCGGAAGACCCACTCTACATTCTCTACACCAGCGGGACCACGGCGAAGCCCAAGGGTATTCTGCATACCACCGGCGGCTATCTCGTGGGAGTGACTTCCACGTTCCAGTGGGTCTTCGATTATCGCGACAACGACATCTTCTTCTGCACCGCCGACATCGGTTGGGTAACGGGGCACAGCTACATCGTCTATGGGCCGCTCTCGAACGGCGCGACGTCGCTGATGTACGAAGGCTCGCCCGACTGGCCCAACAAGGATCGCTTCTGGGCCATCATCGAAAAGTATCGCGTTAACATTTTTTACACCGCGCCGACGGCCATCCGCAGCTTCATGGGCTGGGGTCTCGAGTATCCACGAAAGCACGATTTGACAAGCCTCCGGTTGATCGGCAGCGTCGGCGAGCCGATCAATCCCGAGGCCTGGATGTGGTATCACGAGCACATCGGCGGCGGGCGCTGTCCGGTGATCGACACCTGGTGGCAGACCGAAACCGGATCGATTCTCATCTCGCCGCTCCCCGGCATTACGACGACGAAACCTGGCTCAGCGACGCGACCACTGCCCGGAATTGAGGCAGATATTTTCGACGAGAATGGCAACTCCGTGCCGCTCGGCGGCGGCGGATATCTGGTGCTGAAAGCGCCGTGGCCCTCCATCGCGCGCACCATCTATGGCGACGCGGATCGCTACGCGAAGACTTACTTCAGCCGCTACAGCCCAGATATCTACTTCACCGGCGACGGCGCCAAGCGCGACAAGGACGGCTACTATTGGCTCATGGGTCGCGTCGATGACGTGATGAACGTCTCGGGCCATCGCATCTCGACGACCGAAGTCGAGAGCGCGCTGGTAAATCATCCGTCAGTGGCCGAGGCCGCGGTGGTGGGCAAAGCCCATTCAATAAAGGGGCAGGCGGTTGTGGCCTTCGTTACGCTGAAGTCCGATGGCGCCAACATGGAGCCAGCCGAGAAGGTCGCCGAGCTGAAGCAGCACGTGGCCCACAAGATCGGAGCGCTGGCCCGGCCCGAGGAGATATACCTGACCGCCGAACTGCCCAAGACGCGTAGCGGCAAGATCATGCGCCGCCTGTTGCGCGACATCGCCGAAGGCCGCGCCATGGGCGACACCACCACGCTCGCCGACCCCGGCGTGGTCGCCCGCCTGCGCGACAAGTACGAGGCGGCGGAACAGTAG